From a region of the Streptomyces tirandamycinicus genome:
- a CDS encoding phosphatase PAP2 family protein → MGEATVKSSEDRTASPSPMVTVDGPAPERSRLRAWRSVRRPRIWFEILLIAVSYWTYSLVRNAVPEQKAQALRNADWIWEAEQALGIAVEQTVNHAANSVTWLIVTMNYYYATLHFVVTIGVLVWLYRRHPGRYAPTRLVLFATTGVALVGYYLYPLAPPRLMNGQNFIDTVLVHQTWGSMASGNLKNMSNQYAAMPSMHIGWSLWCGLTIFALATAPWGRILGLLYPTLTLVVIVATANHFWLDAVGGLLCLGFGYGLSYVWYGSLPHRLPRHVPDPVRGGPVLTA, encoded by the coding sequence ATGGGTGAAGCGACCGTGAAGTCCTCGGAAGACCGGACCGCGTCCCCGTCACCCATGGTGACCGTGGACGGCCCGGCCCCGGAGCGGAGCAGACTGCGCGCGTGGCGGTCGGTCCGCCGGCCGCGCATCTGGTTCGAGATCCTCCTCATCGCGGTCAGCTACTGGACGTACTCCCTCGTCCGGAACGCCGTCCCCGAGCAGAAGGCCCAGGCCCTGCGGAACGCCGACTGGATCTGGGAGGCCGAGCAGGCCCTCGGCATCGCCGTCGAGCAGACGGTCAACCACGCCGCCAACTCGGTGACCTGGCTGATCGTGACCATGAACTACTACTACGCCACCCTGCACTTCGTGGTGACCATCGGCGTCCTGGTGTGGCTCTACCGCAGGCACCCCGGCCGCTACGCCCCCACCCGGCTGGTCCTCTTCGCCACCACCGGCGTCGCGCTCGTCGGCTACTACCTCTACCCGCTGGCGCCGCCGCGGCTGATGAACGGCCAGAACTTCATCGACACGGTGCTGGTGCACCAGACCTGGGGCTCCATGGCCTCGGGCAATCTGAAGAACATGTCCAACCAGTACGCGGCCATGCCGTCGATGCACATCGGCTGGTCGCTGTGGTGCGGGCTGACCATCTTCGCGCTGGCGACCGCGCCCTGGGGCAGGATCCTGGGGCTGCTGTACCCGACGCTCACGCTCGTGGTGATCGTGGCGACCGCCAACCACTTCTGGCTGGACGCCGTCGGCGGACTGCTCTGCCTCGGCTTCGGCTACGGCCTGTCCTACGTCTGGTACGGGTCCCTGCCGCACCGGCTGCCGCGGCATGTGCCGGACCCGGTCCGCGGCGGCCCGGTGCTCACGGCGTAG